The following are encoded in a window of Streptomyces sp. 11x1 genomic DNA:
- a CDS encoding inositol-3-phosphate synthase: MGSVRVAVVGVGNCAASLVQGVEYYKDADPASKVPGLMHVQFGDYHVSDVEFVAAFDVDAKKVGLDLADAIGASENNTIKICDVPSTGVTVQRGHTLDGLGKYYRETIEESAETPVDVVQVLKDKQVDVLVCYLPVGSEDAAKFYAQCAIDAKVAFVNALPVFIAGTKEWADKFTEAGVPIVGDDIKSQVGATITHRVMAKLFEDRGVILDRTMQLNVGGNMDFKNMLERDRLESKKISKTQAVTSQIPDRELGEKNVHIGPSDYVAWLDDRKWAYVRLEGRAFGDVPLNLEYKLEVWDSPNSAGVIIDALRAAKIAMDRGIGGPILSASSYFMKSPPVQYFDDQARENVEKFIKGEVER, from the coding sequence ATGGGTTCGGTTCGCGTAGCCGTCGTCGGCGTGGGCAACTGCGCCGCGTCGCTGGTGCAGGGAGTCGAGTACTACAAGGACGCCGACCCGGCGTCCAAGGTCCCGGGTCTCATGCACGTGCAGTTCGGGGACTACCACGTCAGTGACGTGGAGTTCGTCGCCGCCTTCGATGTCGACGCCAAGAAGGTCGGTCTGGACCTCGCGGACGCCATCGGCGCCTCCGAGAACAACACGATCAAGATCTGCGACGTGCCGAGCACCGGTGTGACCGTGCAGCGCGGCCACACGCTGGACGGCCTCGGCAAGTACTACCGCGAGACCATCGAGGAGTCCGCCGAGACCCCGGTCGACGTGGTCCAGGTCCTCAAGGACAAGCAGGTCGACGTCCTCGTCTGCTACCTGCCCGTGGGTTCCGAGGACGCGGCGAAGTTCTACGCCCAGTGCGCCATCGACGCCAAGGTCGCCTTCGTCAACGCCCTTCCGGTCTTCATCGCCGGCACCAAGGAGTGGGCGGACAAGTTCACCGAGGCGGGCGTCCCGATCGTCGGTGACGACATCAAGTCCCAGGTGGGCGCCACCATCACGCACCGCGTCATGGCGAAGCTGTTCGAGGACCGTGGCGTGATCCTGGACCGCACGATGCAGCTGAACGTCGGCGGCAACATGGACTTCAAGAACATGCTGGAGCGGGACCGCCTGGAGTCGAAGAAGATCTCCAAGACCCAGGCCGTCACTTCCCAGATCCCCGACCGGGAGCTCGGCGAGAAGAACGTCCACATCGGCCCGTCGGACTACGTCGCCTGGCTCGACGACCGCAAGTGGGCGTACGTCCGTCTCGAGGGCCGTGCCTTCGGTGACGTCCCGCTGAACCTGGAGTACAAGCTCGAGGTCTGGGACTCCCCGAACTCCGCCGGCGTCATCATCGACGCGCTGCGCGCCGCGAAGATCGCCATGGACCGTGGCATCGGCGGCCCGATCCTGTCGGCGTCGTCTTACTTCATGAAGTCCCCGCCAGTGCAGTACTTCGACGACCAGGCCCGTGAGAACGTCGAGAAGTTCATCAAGGGCGAGGTCGAGCGCTGA
- a CDS encoding helix-turn-helix transcriptional regulator, translating to MSRRSGILEFAVLGLLREAPMHGYELRKRLNTSLGVFRAFSYGTLYPCLKTLVANGWLIEESGSTPEDAAAVPLTGRRAKIVYRLTAEGKEHFEELLSQTGPDAYEDEHFAARFAFFGQTSRDVRMRVLEGRRSRLEERLEKMRVSLTRTRERLDDYTLELQRHGMESVEREVRWLNELIESERAGRDLKGPGRGEPARDTTEGAPGALPRTGDAPGPDAPGDTTT from the coding sequence ATGAGCCGGCGCTCCGGGATACTCGAGTTCGCCGTCCTCGGTCTGCTCCGCGAAGCCCCGATGCACGGCTATGAGCTGCGCAAACGACTCAACACGTCGTTGGGCGTGTTCCGGGCCTTCAGCTACGGGACGCTCTACCCCTGCCTCAAGACGCTGGTAGCCAACGGCTGGTTGATCGAGGAGTCGGGCAGTACCCCGGAGGATGCTGCCGCGGTTCCGCTCACGGGTCGCCGCGCCAAGATCGTCTACCGGTTGACGGCGGAAGGTAAGGAGCACTTCGAGGAGCTGCTCTCGCAGACGGGTCCCGACGCCTACGAGGACGAGCACTTCGCCGCTCGTTTCGCGTTCTTCGGGCAGACCTCCCGGGATGTGCGGATGCGCGTCCTGGAAGGCCGTCGCAGCCGTTTGGAGGAACGGCTGGAGAAGATGCGCGTCTCTCTGACGCGCACCCGCGAGCGCCTCGACGACTACACGCTTGAGCTCCAGCGCCATGGGATGGAGTCCGTGGAGCGCGAAGTGCGCTGGCTGAACGAGCTCATCGAGAGCGAGCGGGCGGGCCGGGACCTGAAAGGTCCCGGCCGCGGAGAGCCCGCTCGCGACACCACAGAGGGAGCGCCGGGCGCCCTGCCCCGGACCGGGGACGCCCCCGGTCCGGACGCGCCCGGCGACACCACCACGTGA
- a CDS encoding DUF6049 family protein → MAEAADFQGTSPSPARRWLLRAGALFAGVPLLAGLFQLPVAPSAQAAPKAALAEATGSNTVEVSLDSLSPSVPTEGDTVTVSGTVTNKGKQTVTDAHVGLRVAPAAVKGRSSIDDAAKRTGFDQYADGPEVGGKYVQKFSALASGVAQPFTISVPVKELDLGSDGVYQLGVSLSGRTAAAQYDQVLGIQRTFLPWQPDESGSKTKTTFLWPLISSTHLTAETGPGERQTPIFRNDDLAKEISAGGRLEQLLTLGKDLDITWVIDPDLLASVVAMTGGYQVRSGDTTVAGRNQAVAKDWLAELETAVQGEEVIALPFADPDLAALAHNGRTITGSLSRLKDATDVASDTVQNILRVEPETDFAWPVNGAVDPSIVKVAISAGADKVIARSDSLQESSGLSYTPSAARPVGGGTTAVVADARLSTAFQGDMTKAESSTLAVQRFLAQSLTTDLQNSKQRSIVIAPQRMPSASQAQTMAQALTALQGGTWSQPQELAAAAAAKPDPSANTKIPSASAYPSSLRKQALPKSAFEEIRTTQANLDRFKVILSDQSRVVTPFGRTMDREMSTSWRGRSMDAAVYRNSVQSYLNSLTEQVRLIEKSETKLSGRSATIPVTVQNNLVQGVDNLTLRLTSEAPKRLKIDDDDFDEQSVDISGGHSESVKFTTNAEANGPVTVVAQLYTVDGEKYGDEVTFTVDVTEITPTVMLVIAGGVLLLVLAGFRMYTQRKRAAARLKAEGAPTDDEASQRTPRDDDANTEAASVVHTVDEERPVNSGTDEPEHPSDPAPDTAPESADPSGTGERVDR, encoded by the coding sequence GTGGCCGAGGCGGCAGACTTCCAGGGGACGAGTCCCTCACCTGCCCGCCGGTGGCTGCTGCGCGCCGGGGCCCTCTTCGCCGGGGTGCCCCTGCTGGCCGGCCTGTTCCAGCTGCCCGTGGCCCCGTCGGCGCAGGCGGCCCCGAAGGCCGCCCTGGCCGAGGCCACGGGGTCGAACACCGTCGAGGTCTCCCTCGACTCGCTCAGCCCCAGCGTGCCCACCGAGGGCGACACCGTGACCGTGTCGGGCACGGTCACGAACAAGGGCAAGCAGACCGTCACGGACGCCCATGTGGGCCTGCGTGTGGCCCCGGCTGCTGTGAAGGGCCGCTCCTCCATCGACGACGCGGCCAAACGGACCGGCTTCGACCAGTACGCCGACGGCCCGGAGGTCGGCGGCAAGTACGTGCAGAAGTTCTCCGCGCTCGCCTCCGGCGTGGCCCAGCCCTTCACCATCTCCGTGCCCGTCAAGGAACTGGACCTCGGCTCGGACGGTGTCTATCAGCTGGGAGTCTCCCTCTCGGGCAGGACCGCCGCAGCGCAGTACGACCAGGTCCTCGGCATCCAGCGCACGTTCCTGCCCTGGCAGCCGGACGAGTCGGGCAGCAAGACCAAGACCACGTTCCTCTGGCCGCTGATCTCGAGCACCCATCTGACGGCCGAGACCGGTCCCGGCGAACGGCAGACGCCTATCTTCCGCAACGACGACCTGGCCAAGGAGATCTCCGCGGGCGGACGTCTGGAGCAGCTGCTCACGCTGGGCAAGGACCTGGACATCACGTGGGTGATCGATCCGGACCTGCTGGCATCCGTGGTCGCGATGACGGGCGGCTACCAGGTCCGCAGCGGGGACACCACCGTCGCGGGCAGGAATCAGGCCGTCGCCAAGGATTGGCTGGCGGAGCTGGAGACAGCGGTCCAGGGCGAGGAGGTGATCGCCCTTCCCTTCGCCGACCCCGACCTCGCGGCGCTGGCCCACAACGGCAGGACGATCACCGGCTCGCTGAGCCGCCTGAAGGACGCCACCGATGTGGCATCGGACACGGTCCAGAACATCCTCAGGGTGGAACCGGAGACCGACTTCGCCTGGCCGGTGAACGGTGCCGTCGACCCGTCGATCGTCAAAGTCGCCATCTCCGCGGGCGCCGACAAGGTGATCGCCCGCAGCGACAGCCTGCAGGAGAGCAGCGGCCTGTCCTACACGCCCAGCGCGGCTCGGCCCGTCGGCGGCGGCACCACGGCGGTGGTCGCGGACGCCCGACTGTCGACGGCTTTCCAGGGCGACATGACGAAGGCCGAGAGTTCCACGCTGGCGGTGCAGCGGTTCCTCGCCCAGAGCCTGACCACGGACCTCCAGAACAGCAAGCAGCGCAGCATCGTGATCGCTCCGCAGCGCATGCCGTCGGCCAGCCAGGCACAGACGATGGCGCAGGCTCTCACCGCGCTCCAGGGCGGAACCTGGTCGCAGCCCCAGGAACTCGCGGCTGCCGCCGCCGCGAAGCCCGATCCGAGCGCCAACACCAAGATCCCGTCGGCCTCGGCCTACCCCTCGTCACTGCGGAAGCAGGCCCTGCCGAAGTCCGCCTTCGAGGAGATCCGGACCACGCAGGCCAACCTCGACCGCTTCAAGGTGATCCTCTCCGACCAGTCCCGCGTGGTCACACCGTTCGGCAGGACCATGGACCGGGAGATGTCCACCTCCTGGCGAGGCCGTTCCATGGACGCGGCGGTGTACCGCAACAGCGTCCAGTCGTACCTCAACTCGCTCACCGAGCAGGTGCGGTTGATCGAGAAGTCCGAGACGAAGCTCTCGGGCCGCAGCGCGACGATCCCCGTGACCGTGCAGAACAACCTCGTGCAGGGTGTCGACAACCTGACGCTGCGCCTCACGTCCGAAGCGCCGAAGCGTCTGAAGATCGATGACGACGACTTCGACGAGCAGTCCGTCGACATCTCCGGTGGGCACAGTGAATCGGTGAAGTTCACCACCAACGCCGAGGCCAACGGGCCGGTCACCGTCGTCGCCCAGCTCTACACCGTGGACGGCGAGAAGTATGGTGACGAGGTCACCTTCACGGTGGACGTCACCGAGATCACCCCCACGGTGATGCTGGTCATCGCCGGAGGTGTCCTGCTCCTCGTCCTCGCCGGTTTCCGGATGTACACCCAGCGCAAGCGCGCCGCCGCCCGGCTGAAGGCGGAGGGAGCCCCGACGGACGACGAGGCGTCGCAGAGGACCCCGAGGGACGACGACGCGAACACCGAGGCCGCCTCAGTCGTACACACTGTCGATGAGGAGCGCCCGGTGAATTCCGGGACAGACGAGCCGGAGCACCCGAGTGACCCGGCACCGGACACCGCTCCGGAAAGCGCCGACCCGTCCGGCACGGGTGAGAGAGTGGACCGTTGA
- a CDS encoding MFS transporter: MSVVRDLRVLLRFRDFRRLLAVRLLSQGADGVYQVALATYVVFSPEKQTSAAAIASAMAVLLLPYSLVGPFAGVLLDRWRRRQVLLYGNLLRALLASVTAVLILSHVPDWLFYVSALCVTAVNRFVLAGLSAALPRVVDADRLVVANSLSPTAGTLAATAGGGLAFVVRLVASDSDAAVVLLGAGLYLCSTLASLRIARELLGPDPELVQPRLGASLAGTARGLAAGVRHLAEPGRRAAAWALASMTLMRFCYGALTVMVLMLCRYAWPSDSSGVSDSEEGLALLGLAVGISGAGFFTAAVITPWAAGRLGPGLWIVTCAAAAAVLEPALGLPFTEVPILIAAFVLGMVTQGAKISTDTIVQSSVEDGYRGRIFSLYDVLFNIAFVGAAAVAALMLPPDGRSAALVITVAVIYGSIAAAMARFGVTKQR; encoded by the coding sequence ATGTCCGTCGTGCGCGACCTGCGCGTCCTGCTCCGTTTCCGGGACTTCCGGCGTCTGCTCGCCGTACGGCTGCTGTCCCAGGGAGCCGACGGCGTCTATCAGGTCGCGTTGGCCACGTACGTCGTCTTCTCACCCGAGAAGCAGACGTCGGCAGCCGCGATCGCCTCCGCGATGGCGGTCCTGCTTCTCCCGTACTCCCTCGTCGGCCCCTTCGCCGGAGTCCTGCTCGATCGTTGGCGACGGCGCCAGGTGCTGCTGTACGGAAACCTGCTCCGCGCTCTCCTGGCTTCGGTGACCGCCGTCCTGATCCTGAGCCATGTGCCCGACTGGCTCTTCTACGTCTCCGCGCTCTGCGTCACGGCGGTCAATCGCTTCGTCCTGGCGGGCCTCTCCGCCGCACTGCCCCGAGTGGTGGACGCCGACCGCCTGGTGGTCGCCAACTCGCTCTCACCGACAGCCGGGACGCTCGCCGCGACCGCCGGCGGCGGACTCGCCTTCGTCGTACGCCTGGTGGCGTCGGATTCCGACGCCGCAGTGGTCCTCCTGGGTGCGGGCCTCTACCTGTGTTCGACCCTGGCCTCCCTGCGTATCGCCCGGGAACTGCTGGGCCCGGATCCCGAGCTGGTGCAGCCACGACTGGGAGCCTCCCTGGCCGGCACCGCGCGCGGTCTGGCAGCGGGTGTACGGCATCTCGCCGAGCCGGGACGGCGGGCGGCTGCCTGGGCGCTGGCCTCGATGACGCTGATGCGGTTCTGCTACGGCGCCCTGACCGTCATGGTGCTCATGCTCTGCCGTTACGCCTGGCCGTCCGACAGCTCTGGGGTGTCCGACTCCGAGGAAGGACTGGCCCTCCTCGGTCTCGCCGTGGGCATCTCGGGAGCGGGCTTCTTCACAGCGGCGGTGATCACGCCCTGGGCCGCGGGCCGGTTGGGCCCCGGGCTGTGGATCGTCACCTGCGCCGCGGCCGCAGCCGTGCTGGAACCGGCGCTCGGCCTGCCCTTCACGGAAGTGCCCATACTGATCGCGGCGTTCGTCCTGGGTATGGTCACACAGGGCGCGAAGATCTCGACGGACACGATCGTCCAGTCGTCCGTCGAGGACGGATACCGGGGCCGGATCTTCTCCCTCTACGACGTCCTGTTCAACATCGCCTTCGTCGGCGCTGCTGCCGTGGCCGCCCTGATGCTCCCGCCGGATGGCCGCTCGGCCGCTTTGGTCATCACTGTGGCGGTGATCTATGGATCGATCGCTGCGGCCATGGCCCGCTTCGGCGTGACGAAGCAGCGCTGA
- a CDS encoding CCA tRNA nucleotidyltransferase: MPNANEDLSALSQVQRRAVSELLRVSPVADDLARRFQEAGSSLALVGGSVRDALLGRLGNDLDFTTDARPEDVLRIVRPWADAVWEVGIAFGTVGAQKDGYQIEVTTYRSEAYDRTSRKPEVSYGDSIEDDLVRRDFTVNAMAVALPEKEFIDPHGGLEDLSARVLRTPGTPEASFSDDPLRMMRAARFAAQLDFEVAPEVVQAMSDMAGRLEIVSAERVRDELNKLILSAHPREGLTLLVDTGLAEHVLPELPALRLERDEHHRHKDVYEHTLIVLEQAIALEESGPDLTLRLAALLHDIGKPRTRRFEKDGRVSFHHHEVVGAKMTKKRMTALKYSNDLVRDVSRLVELHLRFHGYGTGEWTDSAVRRYVRDAGPLLDRLHKLTRSDCTTRNKRKANALSRAYDGLEERIAQLQEQEELDAIRPDLDGNQIMEILGVGPGPVIGQAYKFLLELRLENGPMEHDEAVTALKEWWAQTSQVS, from the coding sequence GTGCCGAACGCCAACGAAGACCTCAGTGCCCTGAGCCAGGTGCAGCGCCGCGCGGTGAGTGAACTGCTGCGGGTGTCCCCTGTCGCCGACGACCTCGCCCGCCGTTTCCAGGAGGCCGGGTCCTCGCTCGCCCTGGTCGGTGGGTCGGTCAGGGACGCGCTGCTCGGCCGGCTCGGCAACGATCTGGACTTCACGACGGATGCCCGCCCCGAGGACGTGCTGAGGATCGTGCGACCCTGGGCGGACGCTGTCTGGGAGGTCGGGATCGCGTTCGGCACGGTGGGCGCGCAGAAGGACGGCTACCAGATCGAGGTCACGACCTACCGCTCCGAGGCGTACGACCGGACCTCGCGCAAGCCCGAGGTCTCGTACGGCGACTCGATCGAGGATGATCTCGTACGCCGTGACTTCACCGTGAACGCGATGGCGGTGGCCCTGCCCGAGAAGGAGTTCATCGATCCGCATGGCGGGCTGGAGGACCTCTCTGCGCGTGTTCTGCGTACCCCCGGGACACCTGAGGCGTCTTTCTCCGACGACCCGCTGCGCATGATGAGGGCGGCGCGCTTCGCCGCCCAGCTGGACTTCGAGGTGGCTCCCGAGGTCGTCCAGGCGATGAGCGACATGGCCGGTCGGCTGGAGATCGTCTCGGCGGAGCGGGTGAGGGACGAGCTGAACAAGCTGATCCTCTCCGCCCACCCCCGTGAGGGCCTGACCCTGCTGGTCGACACCGGCCTTGCCGAGCACGTCCTGCCCGAGCTGCCGGCGCTGCGACTGGAACGGGACGAGCACCATCGGCACAAAGATGTCTACGAACACACCTTGATCGTCCTGGAACAGGCGATCGCGCTCGAGGAGAGCGGCCCGGACCTCACACTGCGGCTTGCCGCGCTGCTGCACGACATCGGTAAGCCCCGTACCCGTCGTTTCGAGAAGGACGGCCGGGTCTCCTTCCACCACCACGAGGTGGTGGGCGCAAAGATGACCAAGAAGCGCATGACAGCCCTGAAGTACTCCAACGACCTAGTGAGGGATGTCTCACGGTTGGTGGAGCTCCATCTGCGCTTCCACGGATACGGCACCGGCGAGTGGACGGACTCCGCTGTACGCCGCTACGTGCGCGACGCGGGCCCGCTCCTCGACCGCCTCCACAAACTGACTCGCTCCGACTGCACCACCCGGAACAAGCGCAAGGCGAACGCTCTCTCCCGCGCGTACGACGGCCTGGAGGAGCGCATCGCCCAGCTCCAGGAGCAGGAAGAGCTGGACGCCATCCGCCCGGATCTCGACGGCAACCAGATCATGGAGATCCTGGGCGTGGGGCCCGGCCCGGTGATCGGGCAGGCGTACAAGTTCCTGTTGGAACTGCGTCTGGAGAACGGGCCGATGGAACACGACGAGGCCGTGACAGCACTCAAGGAGTGGTGGGCGCAGACGTCGCAGGTTTCCTGA